The Glandiceps talaboti chromosome 19, keGlaTala1.1, whole genome shotgun sequence genome contains a region encoding:
- the LOC144449961 gene encoding uncharacterized protein LOC144449961 produces MSYGQQRSSRSLTIGGPGTPPTSSRLGNPYSHPAFHSIKFGGPTNSRQEKGTPKPPKAPDKPLMPYMRYSRKVWDKVKQENPELKLWEIGKIIGQLWRELPEDEKQVFIDEYETEKIDYNEAMKAYYNSPVYQAYVVAKGRAQQQQEDNQVMDNKPEPRMSIQPAEDEDDSDDGFSVKHVAAARYLRNHQLINEILSDSVVPDPRSVVTNARMQVLKRQVQSLMLHQKKLESELQQIEEKFESKKRKFIDSSEQFTQTIKKLCEQKIEINWEELMKPLPPALVAAQTMPQSPGQSTLQPVPGAATATAVQPVKGLSPSAAQPSPLTNQKTTKAKKLESPKTSDSPPGSCPAEKKKSNEEEKDGKKDDAETKKKEESDAKVEEGSKDIEEKMETEESETPEKQGKETEGSEDLKEKSDVMEGSENKDDSVEMKDMDTSEVTDKETSKKEDDEKKDEDAPEKMETDQEEETKTEELNADKVEESSKEEEKSEEVVKKTEEKDVQKKTEEKDAEKKTEEKDAQKKTEESPKEDKVEERKEMEEKSEEKQTDDESEEKKTENIPEHKEKDSIPADKQTNDVPDNKDSEKKSEKPEKEKSSVKDEEQRKDKEDEQPKEETAVDDKKEVKDKEVETQKKEEKHKEVKPKKNDDKDKTQNVEDDTEEKGIVTDKKEDSKKDDEKEEEKSEMKDKPEKTDTEKKDTVDKTDTGKETMTTDSDDKTKQTDSDQSKKE; encoded by the exons CAAGAAAAAGGTACACCCAAGCCACCCAAAGCACCAGACAAGCCATTGATGCCGTATATGAGATACAGCAGGAAAGTTTGGGATAAAGTCAAACAGGAGAATCCGGAACTAAAACTCTGGGAAATTGGGAAAATTATTGGTCAGCTGTGGAGAGAACTACCTGAGGATGAAAAACAAGTATTTATTGATGAATATGAAACTGAAAAG ATTGACTACAATGAAGCAATGAAAGCCTATTACAACTCTCCTGTCTACCAAGCATACGTTGTTGCCAAAGGAAGAG cacaacaacaacaagaagaCAACCAAGTGATGGACAATAAGCCAGAACCAAGAATGAGTATCCAACCAGCGGAAGACGAAGATG ACAGTGATGATGGTTTCTCTGTGAAGCACGTCGCAGCTGCACGATATCTACGAAACCACCAACTCATCAACGAAATCCTCAGTGATTCCGTCGTACCAGATCCACGCTCGGTTGTCACAAACGCCCGTATGCAAGTTTTAAAGAGACAAGTCCAATCACTGATGTTACATCAG AAAAAGCTAGAAAGTGAACTACAACAGATTGAGGAAAAATTTGAATCCAAGAAAAGGAAATTTATAGACAGCAGTGAACAGTTTACACAAACTATCAAAAAG CTATGTGAACAGAAAATAGAAATTAACTGGGAAGAGTTGATGAAGCCTTTACCACCAGCATTGGTAGCGGCTCAAACTATGCCGCAGTCACCAGGGCAGTCCACACTGCAACCAGTACCTGGTGCAGCGACAGCAACAGCAGTACAACCAGTTAAGGGGCTCTCACCGTCTGCAGCGCAACCATCGCCACTGACCAATCAAAAAACTACCAAAGCCAAAAAATTGGAATCTCCAAAAACATCAGATTCACCACCTGGATCCTGTCCAGCTGAGAAGAAAAAATCTAACGAAGAGGAAAAGGATGGCAAGAAAGATGATGCGGAGACCAAGAAGAAGGAAGAATCTGATGCCAAGGTAGAGGAGGGAAGTAAGGATATAGAGGAGAAGATGGAAACAGAAGAGTCTGAAACACCGGAAAAACAGGGAAAAGAAACAGAGGGATCTGAGGATTTGAAAGAAAAGAGTGATGTTATGGAAGGATCGGAAAACAAGGATGATTCGGTGGAGATGAAAGATATGGATACATCAGAAGTTACAGATAAAGAGACATCAAAGAAGGAAGATGATGAGAAGAAAGATGAAGATGCACCAGAAAAAATGGAGACGGACCAGGAAGAGGAAACTAAAACGGAAGAGCTGAATGCCGACAAAGTGGAAGAAAGCTCAAAGGAGGAGGAGAAAAGTGAGGAAGTTGTTAagaaaacagaagaaaaagatGTACAGAAAAAAACAGAAGAGAAAGATGCGGAGAAGAAAACAGAAGAGAAAGATGCACAGAAAAAAACTGAAGAAAGTCCAAAAGAAGATAAAGTAGAGGAAAGGAAAGAAATGGAAGAAAAGTcagaagaaaaacaaacagaTGATGAAtcagaagaaaagaaaactgaaaatattcCAGAACATAAGGAAAAAGATTCCATTCCagcagataaacaaacaaatgatgtaCCAGACAATAAGGATTCCGAAAAAAAATCAGAGAAACCTGAGAAGGAAAAATCATCAGTAAAAGATGAGGAACAGAGAAAGGATAAAGAAGATGAGCAACCAAAAGAAGAGACAGCGGTAGATGACAAGAAAGAAGTAAAGGATAAAGAAGTTGAGACacagaaaaaagaagaaaaacacaaagAAGTGAAACCAAAGAAAAATGATGATAAAGACAAAACTCAGAATGTTGAAGATGATACTGAGGAAAAAGGGATTGTAACTGATAAAAAAGAAGATTCTAAAAAAGATGATGAAAAGGAGGAAGAAAAGAGTGAAATGAAAGATAAGCCGGAGAAAACAGACACTGAAAAGAAGGATACAGTAGATAAAACAGACACTGGTAAagaaaccatgacaacagacagtgatgacaaaacaaaacaaacagattCTGATCAGTCAAAGAAAGAATAA